A window of the Arachis duranensis cultivar V14167 chromosome 5, aradu.V14167.gnm2.J7QH, whole genome shotgun sequence genome harbors these coding sequences:
- the LOC107487160 gene encoding LOW QUALITY PROTEIN: cellulose synthase-like protein D3 (The sequence of the model RefSeq protein was modified relative to this genomic sequence to represent the inferred CDS: inserted 2 bases in 1 codon), with protein sequence MASKSPRFKHGSSMVRKITQLSNDLDHDQDQESENGGGGVATYTVHIPLTPDNQPMEIALERSTSRRVEDQYASSSLFTGGFNQVTRAHLKEKMIESESSHPQMSGVKGSSCAVPGCDGKVMTDERGLDILPCECDYKICRDCYRDALRTGEGICPGCKEPYKELDANDGYRAGQQPALPLPPGAGVSKMERRLSLMKSGTLTRSQANNDFDHAQWLFETKGSYGYGNAMWPKEPENDASSVSEWMGGDPHVFKEKPWRPLTRKLTISAAILSPYRLIIFARLVILGFFLAWRVRNPNEDALWLWGMSVVCEIWFAFSWLLDQLPKLFPVNRFADLDVLKEKFETPTPNNPSGKSDLPGIDIFVSTADPEKEPPLVTANTILSILAADYPVEKLACYVSDDGGALLTFEAMAEAASFANLWVPFCRKHDIEPRNPDSYFSMKRDPYKNKVLPDFVRDRRRVKREYDEFKVRINGLPDSIRRRSDAYNAREEIKAMKLWRENGHDEPMENVKIPKATWMADGTHWPGTWTIPASEHSRGDHASIIQVMLKPPSDEPLTGVASDANAMNLTEVDIRLPMLVYVSREKRPGYDHNKKAGAMNALVRASAIMSNGPFILNLDCDHYIFNSQALREGMCFMMDRGGDRICYVQFPQRFEGIDPSDRYANHNTVFFDVNMRALDGIQGPVYVGTGCLFRRTALYGFDPPRVKEESSCFGRKNKKSSTVASLPETGSVEDQSFANGGADDEGLALIPKSFGNSSLLIDSIRVAEFQGRPLADHSSIKNGRPPGALTLPRDLLDAATVAEAINVISCWYEDKTEWGLRIGWIYGSVTEDVVTGYRMHNRGWRSIYCVTKRDAFRGTAPINLTDRLHQVLRWATGSVEIFFSRNNALLASLKLKFLQRIAYLNVGIYPPSXTFLVYLLGITVTLVLLAILEVKWSGIELEEWWRNEQFWLIGGTSAHLAAVLQGLLKVMAGIEISFTLTSKSAGDDENDEFADLYIIKWTSLMIPPITIMMVNLIAIAVAVSRTIYSEDRKWSSLLGGVFFSLWVLAHLYPFAKGLMGRRGRTPTIVFVWSGLISITISLLWVAIDPPSGSSDIGGSFQFP encoded by the exons ATGGCATCTAAGTCACCTCGATTCAAACACGGTTCATCAATGGTTAGAAAAATCACCCAACTGAGCAATGATCTTGATCATGATCAAGATCAAGAGAGTGagaatggtggtggtggtgttgcTACCTACACAGTTCACATTCCACTAACCCCTGATAACCAACCAATGGAGATTGCTCTGGAGAGATCGACTTCGAGGCGAGTGGAGGACCAATATGCATCTAGTTCATTGTTCACTGGGGGTTTCAATCAGGTTACAAGGGCTCATTTGAAGGAGAAGATGATTGAGTCTGAGTCAAGCCACCCCCAGATGTCGGGGGTGAAGGGATCGTCCTGCGCGGTCCCTGGCTGTGATGGGAAGGTTATGACCGATGAGAGGGGGTTAGACATACTCCCTTGTGAGTGTGATTACAAGATTTGCAGGGATTGTTATAGGGATGCTTTGAGAACTGGTGAGGGGATTTGCCCTGGCTGCAAGGAACCTTACAAGGAGTTGGATGCAAATGATGGATATAGGGCCGGCCAGCAGCCTGCACTGCCCTTGCCACCCGGTGCTGGAGTGTCGAAGATGGAGAGGAGGTTGTCGTTGATGAAATCGGGGACTTTGACAAGGAGCCAGGCTAATAATGACTTTGATCATGCTCAGTGGTTGTTTGAAACTAAGGGGAGCTATGGCTATGGGAATGCTATGTGGCCGAAAGAGCCCGAAAACGATGCTAGTTCTGTTTCTGAATGGATGGGTGGTGATCCTCATGTGTTCAAGGAAAAGCCATGGAGACCTTTGACCCGGAAATTGACTATCTCTGCTGCAATTCTGAGTCCATATAG GCTAATAATATTTGCTCGGCTAGTGATTCTTGGTTTCTTCTTAGCGTGGAGGGTTCGAAACCCCAATGAAGATGCACTCTGGCTGTGGGGTATGTCTGTTGTTTGTGAAATCTGGTTTGCCTTCTCCTGGCTGCTTGATCAGCTTCCTAAGCTCTTCCCTGTCAACCGGTTCGCGGATCTTGATGTTCTGAAAGAGAAGTTTGAAACTCCCACTCCCAACAATCCTTCTGGCAAGTCTGATCTCCCAGGAATAGATATTTTTGTGTCGACTGCGGATCCTGAAAAAGAACCTCCACTTGTCACAGCAAATACTATTCTTTCCATTCTAGCTGCCGATTATCCGGTAGAGAAACTTGCATGTTATGTCTCTGACGATGGAGGTGCACTTCTAACTTTTGAGGCCATGGCAGAGGCTGCAAGTTTTGCCAACTTGTGGGTTCCTTTTTGCCGAAAGCATGACATTGAACCGAGGAACCCCGACTCATACTTTAGTATGAAGAGAGATCCCTACAAGAACAAAGTTCTCCCTGACTTTGTAAGGGATAGAAGGAGGGTAAAGCGTGAATATGATGAGTTCAAGGTTCGGATCAATGGCCTTCCTGATTCAATCCGCCGGCGTTCTGATGCTTACAATGCCAGAGAAGAGATAAAAGCTATGAAGCTTTGGAGGGAGAATGGACATGATGAACCAATGGAGAATGTGAAAATTCCTAAAGCTACTTGGATGGCAGATGGTACCCACTGGCCTGGCACTTGGACAATTCCAGCATCGGAACATTCTAGGGGCGATCATGCTAGTATCATACAG GTCATGTTAAAACCTCCAAGTGATGAACCACTAACTGGTGTTGCATCAGATGCAAATGCTATGAATTTAACCGAAGTTGATATTCGCCTTCCCATGCTTGTCTATGTTTCTCGAGAAAAAAGACCAGGCTATGATCACAACAAGAAGGCTGGGGCGATGAATGCGCTGGTCCGAGCCTCAGCCATTATGTCAAATGGTCCTTTCATACTTAATCTGGACTGTGACCATTACATATTTAATTCCCAGGCATTGAGAGAAGGTATGTGCTTCATGATGGACCGTGGTGGCGACAGAATCTGCTATGTTCAATTCCCTCAGAGGTTCGAAGGAATAGACCCTTCGGATCGCTATGCCAATCATAACACAGTCTTCTTTGATGTCAATATGCGCGCCCTTGATGGGATTCAAGGTCCTGTATATGTAGGCACAGGTTGCTTATTCAGAAGGACTGCACTCTATGGCTTTGATCCACCTCGGGTGAAAGAAGAGTCTAGTTGCTTCGGCCGCAAGAATAAGAAATCCTCGACCGTTGCCTCACTCCCGGAAACTGGTTCTGTTGAGGATCAGTCATTTGCAAATGGTGGCGCCGACGATGAAGGCCTTGCTCTTATTCCCAAGAGTTTTGGCAACTCAAGTCTCCTTATTGATTCAATCAGGGTGGCCGAGTTCCAAGGTCGACCCCTCGCTGATCATTCGTCCATCAAAAATGGAAGACCACCGGGTGCTCTAACCCTTCCTCGGGATCTTCTGGATGCTGCTACTGTGGCAGAGGCTATCAATGTTATCTCCTGCTGGTATGAAGACAAGACTGAATGGGGCCTTCGAATCGGGTGGATTTATGGGTCTGTTACTGAGGATGTTGTGACAGGTTATAGAATGCACAATAGGGGATGGAGGTCCATATATTGTGTGACTAAGAGGGATGCCTTCCGTGGCACTGCTCCGATCAACCTGACCGACCGGCTCCACCAGGTTCTTCGTTGGGCTACCGGCTCTGTCGAAATATTCTTTTCTCGAAACAATGCTCTTTTGGCCAGCCTCAAATTGAAGTTCCTACAGAGAATAGCTTACCTCAATGTCGGAATCTATCCTCCAAG AACATTCCTAGTGTACCTCTTGGGCATCACCGTGACCCTTGTCTTACTCGCCATCCTCGAGGTTAAGTGGTCCGGTATTGAACTCGAAGAGTGGTGGAGGAATGAGCAATTCTGGCTGATAGGAGGCACTAGTGCCCACCTTGCTGCAGTTCTCCAAGGCCTACTAAAGGTGATGGCTGGCATTGAAATTTCATTCACTTTGACATCAAAGTCAGCCGGGGACGATGAAAACGACGAATTTGCTGACCTCTATATCATCAAATGGACATCTCTGATGATACCACCAATCACCATCATGATGGTAAACTTGATAGCAATAGCTGTGGCAGTTAGCAGAACTATATACAGCGAAGATCGAAAATGGAGCAGCTTGCTGGGTGGTGTGTTCTTCAGCTTATGGGTGCTGGCTCATCTCTATCCCTTTGCAAAAGGGCTCATGGGAAGAAGGGGTAGAACACCAACCATTGTGTTTGTATGGTCAGGGCTTATATCAATCACCATTTCTCTTCTTTGGGTTGCCATTGATCCTCCTTCAGGTAGCTCTGATATTGGAGGATCTTTTCAATTCCCTTGA